The region aggaagtcATCTTTAAAAATGCAGACATATATCATGAAGAGAAAAAGACTGGATTTTTAATGAGTTCAGGTGAATGTACTCCTTACCTCTGGGACATTCTGCTGGAGGAGCTGGGAGTCTGGTGCCGCATCAACAGAGGGTGTTGTTGCAAGGAGACCAACATTAACAGCAGGGGAATCTAACTCCCGACAGGGGCTTCCAGGAATGATCCCGGCAGACTTTGCTGCCAGGTCGATGGCGCCTGAAAGAGCATCAACAAGTCAGGAACACAACATGCATCACATCTGAACATTGGGATGGCTTGAGCAGATTATTGGGAACTAAAATTAGTGGGTCAAGATTGGTCAATACAAcccaaaaacagagaaaaggaaGTCATTCTgcaaaaaatcccaaaaaataaattgtcGAATAAAAGTTCATACTGGAGAGCTGGCTGGGTACTGCGGAGCCAGACGAAGGAAGCGACGTTTTGGTCATTGGTGGGCGGGAGGATGGAGCCAGCCGAGTGTTGATTGGCCGGAAGGATCCAGTTCCTGAGGGAGGAAACAGGAAGCGAGAGAGCAAGCTCTTCAAGGTGTTGAAAAAGAGGAAATCAAGTCCTTTACTTAACTGTGACATAATAATAAGCAGTTTAAACTTTCAAGTTTTAACACCTGGAAGTATAATTAGAAATACACATCACTATTAGAAAAGACCGTCTCCAAAGTACCTGTAGCGGAGGAGTTGGAGAGGATGGAGAAGGAGCAGACATGTTGAGGAGTGTCTCCTGTTGTCCTGGGGAGAAGGGTTCGCTGTGAACGACAAAAATGCACACTCAACCTAAAGTAAAGATTTTAACTGACCACTGaggtttatttttactgaaCAACTGAGGTGGTCTTTTCATTAATACCTGAACTACGAGAGGTTTCCGAAACTGCCTGTTCCGAGGTTTTCTCTGTCTGGAAAGGAAAAGGTCCGACTGCATCTGGAAGAAAGACCACATAGGTTAGTATCTGGCCATAGATTATTTATGTAGACAACATATAATGGGGTATCAAAGCAATGCATTGCTCGCCCTTACGCTGATGGAGTCCAGCTGCTGCCTGAAGGCTAGCTGAGCTTCCTTGTTGGGGGAGAACATTCTGTTGTGTCGCGAGCTGTTGGGAGGGAACGTGGTGGGCACGGCGAACACGCTGCCGTCCGATTCCCCGGTTGATCCCAGCAAAGACCGAGGCAGGTTATGCCCTCCTAAGGGGGTAAGGAAACAGATAATCTGTTCTGAAGTGGTCTCCAACAACTAAGTTTCAAGCCAGCTCCATCACAAACGCAGTTGTCATATCAGTGCCACAAAAGTCACAAATACCAGAGGAAGCAGAGTTTGGTGCGAGGGTCCTGGCTCCCCGGACGGAGGCCTGCTGTCGCCCAAAGCTGGGGCTGCGGACACCTGAGATCGGGCTCTTCCCTGGAGGCGTTAGGGTCTGGTTCTGTTCCTCCTGACTGGTCTTAAGAGGCGATGTGGCTGTGGAGCACACCTCTGACGCCTACAGATCAAAAATACAAACCACCATTGATTGTTCTTTAAATTCTTAGGtgttctcttcttttttgcagCCCTATCACAGTCTAAGATCCCTAACAACCAGCACCTGCGTGTTTTTCTGTTAGCATATTAAGGCTGCACACATCTGTCTAGATTCGCACCATAATGATGTAGATCAATGCAACCTAAAGTAAATCATGGCTAAACTAACCCTGTGGAGGGCTTTTGCTGAGTTGTGGGCAAAATGCAACTTTGAAACCCCTTTGTCTCCACACCTTTGGTTCAGTTTAGCTGGCCTAATCGAAAGCCACAAAATGTGTAAAGCTGCAACAACATATAGGAGAGATATGTTTGAATCCTCACCAGAGGTTTAGGGTTAATCTCAGTGGAAACCAGCTTTAGCAGGCAGCTCAAAACTCTGTTTGTCCTGTTGGACTTAGGTTTCTCTGAAGCTTGTCCATTTTCCTGGATGGTGGAAGGAACTGCAGCTGCCTGCCACTCATACTCCAGCTGCAGCTTGCCTGGCTTCCCAAACATCAGATAGAGCTCAGCCAGGGTCACGTTCTCCGCGTCCCGAGCACTCCACCCCTCCTCTTGGATTTGTTTGACGGTCCGTTCTTTAGCTGGTGGTGCAGAACTCTCCTCTGAGCTAGACACTGGAGGTTTCGCGGAAGGAGTCTGGTTTAAATCCGAAGAAGAGCTCCCCGTGTTCTGCTCCTCTTTGCACAGCTCTGATGGGTATTCAGCACTACCGTTGACCTCTATGCCAGTACATGTCCTGCCAGTCTCTGTAGATCCTGTCCCATTTCCCTCTTCTGTCAGAGCTAAAGTCTGCTGagaggaaacagaaaaaggcTGAGGCTTTTTCTCCTCTATTTTTCCAGAACTGTCTGGTGGTGGTTCAGCGTTAGGGGGCTCAGTCCGGCGACCATCGGCTAAGATGGCCGTTGAGGCGTTGGCGGCAGCAGAGCCTACCCTTCCAGATTTGGGGCCGCCTCGAGGAGGCGGTGCACTTTGGATGCCCAGGATCTGCACCGCTGGCAGCTCCTTGGCACTGGGCCGGTTCTTGCCGCTCTCTAACCAATGGACGGTGCAGGAGGCCTTGGAGTGGACCACCCGAGCCACACCAGGCAGTGTAGTCAAGGGGCTGTTCTCGGCAGGGAAAAGAGTAAGCTCCTGCTGTAGAGCTTTGCTGGGAGAGTCTGCGCTGGCCTGGCTGCCCTCTAGAGCCTCCCTCTCCATGAGATTCTTCAGCTGAAGCATCAGCATTAAGGACGACAACCACCACTGCTCTGCTTCACTTAGCGcagattaaaaacacattctgAATTCTGTAGCCTATTGTAGCAAAACCTTTACAGTCTAAGCAAACGTTTCATGCAAGGCCTGAGAGAAAATATGTTATAGGATACAATGCGCTGGTCTTGGTAAGCCCACTTCTGTTTCAGATACTCGATGAGGCAGGAGACTTTCCTGTGGAGCTCCACCACCATCCTGCGTTGGAAAAGACAGAACAAAAAAGAAGAGTTGCTCAACAACTGCTGGTATTAAAGAACACCTCTCTTCTACAAAATAATAGACTTTACACATTTTAGACAGATTAACAAGCACCACGCATACAGTTCAGATGTACAGGGCTGACTTTATTGTAGTCCACACATGGTCAGAATTATACATAAAGGGTCAAATATATGCGTACATCCCCAGCTAATTTACAAGTTACAGACAAACCACATAATTTTtctagccatcaacaagcttatGTTTTCACTCTTCTTATAAAAAATGGAGAAGCTCATTTAAAATGGTGTTCCTGGTTACTGGCATTTTAGTGTTGTTGATAAAACACAACCACATATGGCTCACCCCTGCCGTAGATTAGAAGATGTTGGAACATCTGCAACAATGTCCAGAGAAGAAAGTTTAACGTGGTCAGAGGGGCTACCCAACCAATAATGAATGCCTGCTCCAAAATGGACACTTTTAAGTTTGCATTTACCCACATGAACAAGCCAAATGTGTTCTGGAGAAAGTTTGATGATCAGGCCAGACATATAGTAGATGGAGCTACGTGACAACAATAACAAGAAGTAGTCAAGGTGAGCCTTTGAAACCTAAAAGAACTAtcccaactgtcaagcatggtggtggtagtgtcatGCTGAGGTCTGTTCATTAGCCAGTACCTatggtccacaaaacacaacgAAGATATGGACTAACTTTACCTGAACTGATGTGCTAGATGGTAAAACTGGTGGATAAAGTGGTCTAACATTCAGCTTCTGGAATGGATctggctttattttaaatttaatggcTGCCTTTAAACGTTTGGTCAGTGTGAGGAAATTCCTCCCTTTCTGATAAGAATCGAAGTCAAATATCCAGACAGGATTTTTTGACCTCTtgactttttgtctttttattaagcatggtttggttttttatttttaaattctgaCCCAGTGTGGATTGAAGAAAATCCACAAGAAATTCAAAGTAGTTCGACCGATTCTTGttcaaaaaaatgtaatcaCTGACGATGATTACTGTATATACTGAGTAAAAAACTTACAATCATTAAAAGGTCAAAAATATTAGAGCATACGTGCCTATGATAAGTGTGTGTAAACTTCTAAATGTACTGTAAGCTCAGAAGCATGCCACAGCTGCAGACGGGGACCATCTTCAAAACTAGATGAAAATACTCTGAAACAGGAAATCAAACCGCTTCCTTTCCAAAAAATAGGTGATGAATCATTTGCTGCTGGAAAACTTAAACACGAATACTTAGTAAACCACTGGATCATGTCccatttttcacattacaaactacctcaccaaaacaaaaaaatgaaagggtAGCAGGAAAACCTGACACTAGATGTAACTGACTCATTTAAATAAAGCAGTATAAATCCTTTAAAGACAAGCATGTTACACTCTAGAATAaaagcttgtttttctttttgacttCCCCTACCTGAGGCGGGGGTTGTGGGCTAAGCTCTGAACACGGGCCCAGGAGTGGTTACTGCGGGGTTGGAGTTCCACCGCCACCTTCAGAGGGAGACGCACCGGCTTCTGATCTTCTTCGTCACTAACCCCTGCAGAAACATAAACATCCATCAGAAATAAACGCAACTTGCTTTCATACACAGGGTCAACGTGGAGAATGAGATCAGGCAGACCATAACTAGCATTTAGTCCATCTGATGAAGGAATTCCTGAGTGTTACAGATAAATTGTAGTGGGGGTCTTGTTGTTCGCTCTCGTTTTTTTGAACTAAATATTCTAATTATTATGTGGCCACTGTATGTCACAGAAGATGGGGGCTGATGACGAAGTGTTGGAGCGATCACTTCCGTCTTCACTCCGCTCATCCTCGTTTTctatccagagttaccatggaaacaAAAATAGCATGCTCAAAACCCCGCCCCCACAGGTCCTGTGTCTcattatctgtgtttttttttttttgtttttttaaaccaacaTCGATGGTGTTTAACGTGTTTGTCTCGCAAATGTGTAACACGTGTTTGGTGTTTACATGCAGATGCTCACCATCTGGATCGCAGAGTTTCTTCAGTGCGCGACACATGGGGGCTTTGATTCGTAGGTTTCTCCCCTTGGAGCGCACAGTGGTGGCCCTAGATGAACagatattgtttttgttttctttttttgttaatttaactCCTCGTCCATGTTTTTGTCACTCAAACCAGATATGAACCCTTACCCCTGCTGGATGAGTTCGTTCAGCTTTGCCACGTTCTTCTCATCCATTACTGTCAAAGACGAAACAAAAAAGCAGAGAGCCAGTTATGTCATTGCCCTCGGGTGCAACAGTCCCCCGTGACAGATTTAATCACATCCCTCATGCCTCAGCCTAATAAAACTGACACGTAGAGTTCCCTGAGAAGGTATCTAAGCCCATGAAGTGTTCCAtcattttgtgttgttgtaaCAAACTTGATTTTATTTGGGCTTTATGTGACTGACCAATAGGAGACACACACAACCTGTAGATGACTCAAGAATTATTCCGTACAATTATCCACTAAGTCCTAAATGCACAGGTCACTCTGCTGCTTTTCCTGTTACactgaaataattttccaaGTTCACTTTAAGATCCTCCTTTTGACTTCTAGAGCATTGCATGGACAAGCCCCAGCTTTTATCAAAGGACTTTTACAGTTTCATGTGCCTAGCAGATCCCTGAGGTTTTGGTACTGTATCCCCCAGAGTCCGGAactctcttaaaaaaaaagcccaaaacTCAGCTTTTCAAATTTGCTTTCATGTGGTGAATATGTGCACTTAGTGGTTTTTATCTTAGAAATTAAATTTGTTTCTACAATATAAaatactgaaaagtgtggcatgtatttgctTTCAGCcccagctgcaagtctttttgggTGTGTCTCCACCAGTTGACATTCTTGCCTACTCTTGTTTGCAAACAATCATAGGCTCAGTCTGATTGAAAGGACAGCAGccgtgaacatcaattttcaagtcaaatgaattagatttaggtctggactttgactgggccgttctaagacattccattgtagctctggctgaatgttaAATGTGTCttactgaaaggtgaacctctacccTAGCCTCAAGCtttttgcagtctctaacagCTTTTCATCCAGGACTACCCCATATTTAGCtcctttggtctcatctgactagagcaccttcttctactgAGACCGAATTCCACACAGGTAAAAGCAATTCACTAATTAGTTGTCTTCTGAAAGCATTGGCTCGCACCAGATTCTATTTAGGGCTATCAGAATATGGGGGTAAATATGCCAcactttacagattttattATATCTTCTCACCTCACAATTAGGTGCTTCCACAACATGTGGAACATTTGAAGagggtgcaaatacttttgaaagaaCAGCTTTCACTTACATCCTCCGACTTTTTTGCGGAGCTCAGCATAACAGATGAGGCCGTACAGCTCTTGTGAAGACTTTTTCAAAACACGGGagtaaactgaaaagaaaaggggGCACAAGTCACATGTCTGGTGCAAAAAGATAACACAACCATAACATAGAAGGCTATAAGTAATCACATGGCTTCAGCCTTATCTAATGAACTTCTTTTTCTAATGTTTAAAGGAGATTCGTACCAAAGAGAAGAAATGCCATACGGGACCTGTTTAATAGATTcatgtttaattaattaaaaggccccgttaaaataaaacacatgttCTTATTCGCCTTTCGGTCTCCTGCTGGTTCATGCCCAAGTGACAAACAGCTCCAACTGAATAGCTCCAACATAACAGATTAGATAAGGTGAAAAATGTCCTTCAGGTTTGACCGACTCCCTTTCAGTTTCATCTTGTTTGGAAGAAGATAAGAAAGGGAATCTCACCATTGGCAAAGTCGATGTGTTTGGAGATCTTGTGCCAGGTGCGGTAGTAAAAATGGCGGACCTGCTCTTTGTTCTTCACCATGTTGGCTGGCTTTCCTCTCTTTTTGTACTTCATTGCGATGTTGTTCTGGATTGCCTCAAAATCCTTCCCATGCTGAGgatgagaaaagaaaagaaacgtACAAAATTGAATCACATGTGGAATTTGAAAATTCACCTTTGTTTTAGTTCTCACCTCATAGAGCCCctcaaaaaagctgtttttgtccTCTGCGCTCCAAGACTCCCACTGCCGACGGGCCCTCTTCTGGTTCCCACCTTGCTCATCTTTCTCAGCAGACGCCTGGCCCTTAGAGTTCTTGGAAACTCCTCCTGTGGCACTGGCCACAGACTGTCCCACCGGCCCGTGGGAAGAGGAACCATTTTCTGCCCCTGGGATCCACAGAAACAGGGAGATAACTACATTTGCATGACCTTCCTGTCTGCTTTTAAAGCCCAAAAACAACTATTATGAAGTATGTGATTTGgaagatgttaaaataaatgccTACAAAACCCCAGACGAACGGTAAAATGTACAACCTGTGGAGCTTCGCATCTCTGTGGTTCAGCTCTggcaaggaggcaggaaaaGCAATCAATCCCTTCAGCCAGGACTGCGGTAAACTGGGCCAAAACCAACCACGTGGAGGGGGCCACTGGCCAAATTTACCCGAGCACAATGCCAGGTGTCATTAAAGTATACACTATCTCAGTTCATGTTGCAGAACGATGTTATAGGAACTAGATTTCATGCAGAAATAGGCTTCAATTACTAAAGCGAATGCATTTGGGGGAGGCAGGCGGCAGCTTAAAATAGGCCTCCTCAAAAACAGATCTGCATGAGTATATTAGAATATCAGTGAGTTGAGTTATTTTGGTCTAAAAGTCAAACAAATATGTGTAATAAAACAGCTACTTGTTCTTAACCAATAGTGAGTACAGGAAACCATCAgttaaacttgttaaaacaaacCAATTCCTGACACTCTaaacattcaattcagtttaatcaaAAAGCCAACGCTTTAACAgctgcttttaaaaagaaaatataac is a window of Girardinichthys multiradiatus isolate DD_20200921_A chromosome Y, DD_fGirMul_XY1, whole genome shotgun sequence DNA encoding:
- the LOC124864410 gene encoding protein cramped-like isoform X3, yielding MVKRKKTCSTSEELENCMTLGSREGIGVDGKRNPSRKPEGCDEEESGEQASEERSTKGEERVEILNPSATGPSSGPAPVLPGSPPNRTGAGSNQQPQSSAEPAPPCHDQHHFLRSSVRPPSKRIRKDSIGSTINGHGGAKSKGAENGSSSHGPVGQSVASATGGVSKNSKGQASAEKDEQGGNQKRARRQWESWSAEDKNSFFEGLYEHGKDFEAIQNNIAMKYKKRGKPANMVKNKEQVRHFYYRTWHKISKHIDFANVYSRVLKKSSQELYGLICYAELRKKVGGLMDEKNVAKLNELIQQGATTVRSKGRNLRIKAPMCRALKKLCDPDGVSDEEDQKPVRLPLKVAVELQPRSNHSWARVQSLAHNPRLRMVVELHRKVSCLIEYLKQKWAYQDQRILKNLMEREALEGSQASADSPSKALQQELTLFPAENSPLTTLPGVARVVHSKASCTVHWLESGKNRPSAKELPAVQILGIQSAPPPRGGPKSGRQTLALTEEGNGTGSTETGRTCTGIEVNGSAEYPSELCKEEQNTGSSSSDLNQTPSAKPPVSSSEESSAPPAKERTVKQIQEEGWSARDAENVTLAELYLMFGKPGKLQLEYEWQAAAVPSTIQENGQASEKPKSNRTNRVLSCLLKLVSTEINPKPLASEVCSTATSPLKTSQEEQNQTLTPPGKSPISGVRSPSFGRQQASVRGARTLAPNSASSGGHNLPRSLLGSTGESDGSVFAVPTTFPPNSSRHNRMFSPNKEAQLAFRQQLDSISMQSDLFLSRQRKPRNRQFRKPLVVQRTLLPRTTGDTPQHVCSFSILSNSSATGTGSFRPINTRLAPSSRPPMTKTSLPSSGSAVPSQLSSAIDLAAKSAGIIPGSPCRELDSPAVNVGLLATTPSVDAAPDSQLLQQNVPENGLPPSSPGVTGSRDSLLSPPSVASLLDISLPGPPEEALTPGEPQTHISDSIIELAINSTNYGEEPALSPAKLGNADPSKLLASSPSVSPSRGWIPSPSHDPQWYPSDSSDSTLGCLLSSMVSPDKSRRTTLTPSGPSSGTALLGPSLLDCNSHDSFQSRGLPDVAEMDSQLACMMSESSVDYIARFNDLAQELAVTEPSIPPP
- the LOC124864410 gene encoding protein cramped-like isoform X4, with the translated sequence MVKRKKTCSTSEELENCMTLGSREGIGVDGKRNPSRKPEGCDEEESGEQASEERSTKGEERVEILNPSATGPSSGPAPVLPGSPPNRTGAGSNQQPQSSAEPAPPCHDQHHFLRSSVRPPSKRIRKDSIGSTINGHGGAKSKGAENGSSSHGPVGQSVASATGGVSKNSKGQASAEKDEQGGNQKRARRQWESWSAEDKNSFFEGLYEHGKDFEAIQNNIAMKYKKRGKPANMVKNKEQVRHFYYRTWHKISKHIDFANVYSRVLKKSSQELYGLICYAELRKKVGGLMDEKNVAKLNELIQQGATTVRSKGRNLRIKAPMCRALKKLCDPDGVSDEEDQKPVRLPLKVAVELQPRSNHSWARVQSLAHNPRLRMVVELHRKVSCLIEYLKQKWAYQDQRILKNLMEREALEGSQASADSPSKALQQELTLFPAENSPLTTLPGVARVVHSKASCTVHWLESGKNRPSAKELPAVQILGIQSAPPPRGGPKSGRTLALTEEGNGTGSTETGRTCTGIEVNGSAEYPSELCKEEQNTGSSSSDLNQTPSAKPPVSSSEESSAPPAKERTVKQIQEEGWSARDAENVTLAELYLMFGKPGKLQLEYEWQAAAVPSTIQENGQASEKPKSNRTNRVLSCLLKLVSTEINPKPLASEVCSTATSPLKTSQEEQNQTLTPPGKSPISGVRSPSFGRQQASVRGARTLAPNSASSGGHNLPRSLLGSTGESDGSVFAVPTTFPPNSSRHNRMFSPNKEAQLAFRQQLDSISMQSDLFLSRQRKPRNRQFRKPLVVQRTLLPRTTGDTPQHVCSFSILSNSSATGTGSFRPINTRLAPSSRPPMTKTSLPSSGSAVPSQLSSAIDLAAKSAGIIPGSPCRELDSPAVNVGLLATTPSVDAAPDSQLLQQNVPENGLPPSSPGVTGSRDSLLSPPSVASLLDISLPGPPEEALTPGEPQTHISDSIIELAINSTNYGEEPALSPAKLGNADPSKLLASSPSVSPSRGWIPSPSHDPQWYPSDSSDSTLGCLLSSMVSPDKSRRTTLTPSGPSSGTALLGPSLLDCNSHDSFQSRGLPDVAEMDSQLACMMSESSVDYIARFNDLAQELAVTEPSIPPP
- the LOC124864410 gene encoding protein cramped-like isoform X2, with translation MTLGSREGIGVDGKRNPSRKPEGCDEEESGEQASEERSTKGEERVEILNPSATGPSSGPAPVLPGSPPNRTGAGSNQQPQSSAEPAPPCHDQHHFLRSSVRPPSKRIRKDSIGSTINGHGGAKSKGAENGSSSHGPVGQSVASATGGVSKNSKGQASAEKDEQGGNQKRARRQWESWSAEDKNSFFEGLYEHGKDFEAIQNNIAMKYKKRGKPANMVKNKEQVRHFYYRTWHKISKHIDFANVYSRVLKKSSQELYGLICYAELRKKVGGLMDEKNVAKLNELIQQGATTVRSKGRNLRIKAPMCRALKKLCDPDGVSDEEDQKPVRLPLKVAVELQPRSNHSWARVQSLAHNPRLRMVVELHRKVSCLIEYLKQKWAYQDQRILKNLMEREALEGSQASADSPSKALQQELTLFPAENSPLTTLPGVARVVHSKASCTVHWLESGKNRPSAKELPAVQILGIQSAPPPRGGPKSGRVGSAAANASTAILADGRRTEPPNAEPPPDSSGKIEEKKPQPFSVSSQQTLALTEEGNGTGSTETGRTCTGIEVNGSAEYPSELCKEEQNTGSSSSDLNQTPSAKPPVSSSEESSAPPAKERTVKQIQEEGWSARDAENVTLAELYLMFGKPGKLQLEYEWQAAAVPSTIQENGQASEKPKSNRTNRVLSCLLKLVSTEINPKPLASEVCSTATSPLKTSQEEQNQTLTPPGKSPISGVRSPSFGRQQASVRGARTLAPNSASSGGHNLPRSLLGSTGESDGSVFAVPTTFPPNSSRHNRMFSPNKEAQLAFRQQLDSISMQSDLFLSRQRKPRNRQFRKPLVVQRTLLPRTTGDTPQHVCSFSILSNSSATGTGSFRPINTRLAPSSRPPMTKTSLPSSGSAVPSQLSSAIDLAAKSAGIIPGSPCRELDSPAVNVGLLATTPSVDAAPDSQLLQQNVPENGLPPSSPGVTGSRDSLLSPPSVASLLDISLPGPPEEALTPGEPQTHISDSIIELAINSTNYGEEPALSPAKLGNADPSKLLASSPSVSPSRGWIPSPSHDPQWYPSDSSDSTLGCLLSSMVSPDKSRRTTLTPSGPSSGTALLGPSLLDCNSHDSFQSRGLPDVAEMDSQLACMMSESSVDYIARFNDLAQELAVTEPSIPPP
- the LOC124864410 gene encoding protein cramped-like isoform X1, with the translated sequence MVKRKKTCSTSEELENCMTLGSREGIGVDGKRNPSRKPEGCDEEESGEQASEERSTKGEERVEILNPSATGPSSGPAPVLPGSPPNRTGAGSNQQPQSSAEPAPPCHDQHHFLRSSVRPPSKRIRKDSIGSTINGHGGAKSKGAENGSSSHGPVGQSVASATGGVSKNSKGQASAEKDEQGGNQKRARRQWESWSAEDKNSFFEGLYEHGKDFEAIQNNIAMKYKKRGKPANMVKNKEQVRHFYYRTWHKISKHIDFANVYSRVLKKSSQELYGLICYAELRKKVGGLMDEKNVAKLNELIQQGATTVRSKGRNLRIKAPMCRALKKLCDPDGVSDEEDQKPVRLPLKVAVELQPRSNHSWARVQSLAHNPRLRMVVELHRKVSCLIEYLKQKWAYQDQRILKNLMEREALEGSQASADSPSKALQQELTLFPAENSPLTTLPGVARVVHSKASCTVHWLESGKNRPSAKELPAVQILGIQSAPPPRGGPKSGRVGSAAANASTAILADGRRTEPPNAEPPPDSSGKIEEKKPQPFSVSSQQTLALTEEGNGTGSTETGRTCTGIEVNGSAEYPSELCKEEQNTGSSSSDLNQTPSAKPPVSSSEESSAPPAKERTVKQIQEEGWSARDAENVTLAELYLMFGKPGKLQLEYEWQAAAVPSTIQENGQASEKPKSNRTNRVLSCLLKLVSTEINPKPLASEVCSTATSPLKTSQEEQNQTLTPPGKSPISGVRSPSFGRQQASVRGARTLAPNSASSGGHNLPRSLLGSTGESDGSVFAVPTTFPPNSSRHNRMFSPNKEAQLAFRQQLDSISMQSDLFLSRQRKPRNRQFRKPLVVQRTLLPRTTGDTPQHVCSFSILSNSSATGTGSFRPINTRLAPSSRPPMTKTSLPSSGSAVPSQLSSAIDLAAKSAGIIPGSPCRELDSPAVNVGLLATTPSVDAAPDSQLLQQNVPENGLPPSSPGVTGSRDSLLSPPSVASLLDISLPGPPEEALTPGEPQTHISDSIIELAINSTNYGEEPALSPAKLGNADPSKLLASSPSVSPSRGWIPSPSHDPQWYPSDSSDSTLGCLLSSMVSPDKSRRTTLTPSGPSSGTALLGPSLLDCNSHDSFQSRGLPDVAEMDSQLACMMSESSVDYIARFNDLAQELAVTEPSIPPP